The proteins below come from a single Chitinophaga pinensis DSM 2588 genomic window:
- a CDS encoding RagB/SusD family nutrient uptake outer membrane protein gives MKKLVYTFLVLALMSTSCSKYLDQVPDDRLTIDETFRTWATAERFLADVYRRVPDEYGQRDAGSESNRGVWTGGCDEAEFLWSFVRSNDINIGNWDANSGFVGDYWRNFYRGIRGASVFMENADKITDLSPDLIKRYKAEARALRAMYYFYLIRIYGPVVILGDQVPSVDMNIQLPRNSFDECVAFITSELEKAATDLPTIQGRTEDYGRITKGVAMAFRANALMYAASPLYNGNTDLADMVNKDGKHLISQTYDANKWKVAADAYQSFLSTFVPGTYELYRENDASGNYSPYLSCRNVILKDWNKEVILARPGSSIGPRQYELTPYHAGSASRDVKGSGGLGATQNMVDAFFMKNGRNIDDPQSGYVKTGYSQFQTPYDTHPIEVYNQWVDREPRFYVNITFDGSTWLNTSFGEITTRLYNTGNSGKQTGGGDYSPTGYIVRKAMGTGKWDVDNRSVILLRLAEIYLSYAECLNEAEPGSAEALRYLNLIRERAGIPQYGSESLPAPAGQDALREAIRKERKIEMAFENNRFFDVRRWKIGEQTQNGPMYGLNIASDLPDFLKVVVFETRVFNKRHYFFPIPTDDVNNDKQLVQNPGW, from the coding sequence ATGAAAAAGCTAGTATATACATTCCTCGTTTTGGCACTCATGTCCACTTCCTGCTCAAAGTACCTGGATCAGGTACCTGATGATAGGCTTACTATTGATGAAACTTTCAGGACCTGGGCAACCGCAGAGCGTTTTCTGGCGGACGTGTATCGTCGCGTCCCGGACGAATACGGTCAGCGTGATGCAGGTTCTGAAAGCAACCGCGGGGTATGGACCGGCGGCTGTGATGAAGCTGAATTTTTATGGAGCTTTGTAAGGTCCAATGATATCAATATTGGTAACTGGGATGCGAATTCCGGTTTTGTAGGTGACTACTGGCGTAATTTTTACCGTGGTATCCGTGGCGCCAGTGTGTTCATGGAGAATGCAGATAAGATCACAGACCTTTCACCCGATCTGATCAAAAGATATAAAGCAGAAGCGAGAGCGTTGAGAGCGATGTATTATTTCTACCTGATCCGTATTTATGGACCAGTAGTGATACTGGGGGATCAGGTGCCTTCTGTCGATATGAATATCCAGTTACCACGTAATTCTTTTGATGAGTGTGTTGCTTTTATTACCAGTGAACTGGAAAAAGCCGCGACAGACCTGCCAACTATACAGGGTAGAACAGAAGACTATGGCCGTATTACCAAAGGTGTGGCGATGGCTTTCCGTGCAAATGCATTGATGTATGCGGCGAGTCCATTATACAACGGTAATACCGATCTGGCGGATATGGTTAATAAAGATGGTAAACACCTGATCAGTCAGACCTATGATGCCAATAAGTGGAAGGTAGCTGCGGATGCTTATCAGAGTTTCCTGAGCACCTTTGTTCCAGGCACTTATGAACTGTACAGGGAAAATGATGCCAGCGGAAATTATAGCCCATATCTGTCTTGTCGTAATGTAATCCTGAAGGACTGGAACAAGGAAGTGATCCTGGCACGACCAGGTAGCTCTATTGGTCCGAGACAATATGAACTGACGCCTTATCATGCCGGCTCCGCTTCGCGTGATGTAAAAGGAAGTGGTGGCCTGGGTGCTACGCAGAACATGGTGGATGCCTTTTTTATGAAGAATGGCAGAAATATTGATGATCCACAATCAGGTTATGTAAAGACCGGCTATTCCCAGTTCCAGACCCCTTATGATACACATCCGATTGAGGTGTATAATCAATGGGTAGACAGGGAGCCGCGTTTTTATGTAAATATAACTTTTGATGGCAGTACCTGGCTCAATACCTCTTTTGGGGAGATCACAACACGTTTGTACAACACGGGAAACTCCGGTAAACAGACAGGTGGAGGAGACTATTCTCCAACCGGTTATATTGTACGTAAGGCGATGGGTACTGGTAAATGGGATGTAGACAATCGTTCTGTTATCCTTTTACGTCTGGCGGAAATATATCTGAGTTATGCAGAGTGTCTTAATGAAGCAGAGCCAGGTAGCGCAGAAGCACTAAGATACCTTAACCTGATCCGTGAGAGAGCAGGCATACCACAATACGGTTCTGAATCACTGCCAGCGCCTGCAGGACAGGATGCATTGCGTGAAGCGATCCGTAAAGAGCGCAAGATAGAGATGGCATTCGAGAACAATCGTTTCTTCGATGTACGTCGTTGGAAGATCGGGGAGCAAACACAGAACGGACCGATGTACGGACTGAATATCGCCAGCGATTTACCGGATTTCCTGAAGGTAGTGGTGTTTGAAACCCGTGTGTTTAACAAGCGTCATTATTTCTTCCCGATTCCTACCGATGATGTTAACAATGATAAACAGTT
- a CDS encoding SusC/RagA family TonB-linked outer membrane protein, whose amino-acid sequence MKKIATTFRRRALSIVFLVLSASLFLPVYAGKGQILKETNVTIRLKSGSLESAIQDLHSSTKVAFAYDKQLLRSFPVSDCSFSNERLDIVLEQLLRNKQLGFEEVNNVVVISKANNNASANAPKSIREDIVVSGVVKDESGNPMPGVSVAVRGTSTMTSTGADGKFKLIVQSRDAVIGFSFIGYETAAVTVGTQTSVEVHMKIASKSLGEVAVVGFGTQRRVSLVGAQSEIKPAEFKQPTANISTMLAGRIAGVVGVQRSGEPGRGAADLWIRGISTFGNGNNSGPLVLVDGVERSINNISPEDVESFTVLKDAAGTAVYGVRGANGVILIKTKTGKVGKPQIYLDYNEGVNTFTRRPEMLDGISYMRLANEALTTRNQNPKYSEEYIQNTISGKDPLLYPNVDWMDAVFNKYGHTRSTNLNASGGVENAQYYVSLGYYNESGFLKTDDLAKYNSSLKYNRYNFTSNLNLRVTKTTKLDVGLQGYFSNGNYPGISSGDIFQSAMDAAPVAYPIMYPGGFVPGQSSNGGFRNPYADLTRRGYTNEFRNQLYSNIRATQDMDALTRGLKASVMFAFDSYNQNNIIRSKREDTYYPDQTNPYKPDGSLNLVKTYTGNQYLGFDNSPGSRQTSRKFYTEASLNYDRSFGKHRVGGLALFYSSDRTNALAGDFISSIPERSLGLAGRVTYSYSDKYFVELNAGYNGSELFAPGNRFGFFPAVGIGWIASEEKFFEPLKNAINFLKFRYSNGNTGLGSAGDRFLYITNLNTYNDAYKYGQVPQFVGGINIDRYATNVKWSVSNKQDLGIEFRTLNDQLSVIVDLFKEHRTGIFLQRASSVDFMGLQNQPYANLGIVDNKGFDATLEYSTRFGAVDLKLRGNITYTKDKLIEDDRPPQNYPWMEHRGNNVLARYGYIAEGLFGSEDEVNKSAVPGDRSKVKPGDIKYKDLNGDGLINNYDVTKIGRGDVPSTVYGFGFDLGYKGFSFGLLFQGISDADRMLRGSGIVPFNGGGGVTNAYAIATDRWTVDNPNPNAFYPRLAYGESENINNTQASSWWIKDVSFVRLKSAQLAYNFPAAMMGRTGIRAASVYLQGINLLTFSKFKLWDPELNTDNGSAYPNIRTISLGMNLKF is encoded by the coding sequence ATGAAAAAAATTGCCACGACCTTCAGAAGACGGGCACTGTCCATCGTCTTTCTAGTACTCAGTGCGTCTCTTTTCCTGCCGGTATATGCAGGTAAAGGGCAAATCCTGAAAGAAACCAACGTTACGATCCGGCTGAAAAGCGGATCACTGGAGTCAGCGATACAAGATCTGCACTCCTCCACCAAAGTCGCTTTTGCGTACGACAAACAACTGTTAAGATCATTCCCTGTGTCCGACTGTTCTTTCTCTAATGAAAGACTGGACATAGTATTGGAGCAGCTGCTGCGTAATAAGCAATTAGGTTTTGAAGAAGTAAATAATGTGGTTGTTATCAGCAAGGCTAATAACAACGCGTCTGCTAATGCTCCTAAGAGTATCCGCGAAGACATCGTTGTGTCAGGCGTGGTGAAGGATGAAAGCGGTAATCCTATGCCGGGTGTAAGCGTAGCTGTACGTGGAACCAGCACGATGACGTCTACCGGTGCTGACGGTAAATTTAAACTGATCGTACAATCACGTGATGCGGTGATCGGCTTCAGCTTTATCGGTTATGAAACCGCTGCTGTTACTGTCGGTACACAGACGAGCGTAGAGGTACATATGAAAATAGCGAGCAAGTCCCTCGGTGAGGTTGCCGTTGTAGGTTTCGGTACGCAGCGCAGGGTAAGCCTGGTAGGTGCGCAGTCCGAGATCAAACCTGCGGAATTCAAACAACCTACGGCTAATATCAGTACGATGCTGGCAGGTCGTATCGCCGGTGTGGTAGGCGTACAACGTTCCGGTGAGCCGGGTAGAGGCGCTGCCGATCTGTGGATACGTGGTATCTCCACTTTCGGTAATGGTAATAATTCCGGTCCGCTGGTACTGGTAGATGGTGTGGAACGTTCTATCAATAACATCTCTCCGGAAGATGTAGAATCATTCACCGTACTGAAAGATGCTGCCGGTACAGCGGTATATGGTGTACGTGGTGCAAATGGTGTTATTCTCATCAAAACAAAAACAGGTAAAGTAGGTAAACCACAGATATATCTGGATTATAATGAGGGTGTAAATACATTTACCCGTCGTCCGGAAATGCTGGACGGTATCTCTTATATGCGTCTCGCAAATGAAGCGTTGACTACCCGTAATCAGAATCCTAAATATTCTGAAGAATATATTCAGAACACCATCAGCGGAAAAGATCCTTTGTTGTATCCGAATGTAGACTGGATGGACGCTGTATTCAATAAATACGGCCATACCCGCAGCACGAACCTGAATGCGAGTGGTGGTGTGGAGAATGCACAATATTATGTGTCCCTGGGTTATTACAATGAATCAGGTTTCCTGAAGACGGATGACCTGGCAAAGTACAATTCATCCCTGAAGTATAACAGGTATAACTTCACCAGTAACCTGAATCTGCGTGTTACTAAAACAACAAAACTGGATGTAGGTTTACAGGGATATTTTTCCAATGGTAACTATCCCGGTATATCATCCGGAGACATTTTCCAGAGTGCAATGGACGCTGCTCCTGTCGCATATCCGATCATGTATCCAGGCGGCTTCGTACCCGGCCAATCATCAAACGGAGGTTTCCGTAACCCTTATGCCGATCTCACCCGCAGAGGTTATACCAACGAGTTCCGCAATCAGCTTTATTCCAACATCAGAGCTACCCAGGATATGGACGCACTGACCAGGGGTTTGAAAGCTAGTGTGATGTTCGCGTTTGATTCTTACAACCAGAACAACATTATCCGTTCAAAGAGAGAGGATACTTATTATCCTGACCAGACCAATCCTTACAAACCGGATGGTTCACTGAACCTGGTGAAAACATACACCGGTAACCAGTACCTGGGATTTGATAATAGTCCTGGCAGTCGTCAGACCAGCCGTAAGTTCTATACAGAGGCATCGCTGAACTATGACAGAAGCTTTGGTAAACATCGCGTGGGTGGCCTGGCATTGTTCTATTCAAGCGATAGAACGAACGCACTGGCAGGAGATTTCATCAGCTCTATCCCTGAGCGTTCACTGGGGCTTGCAGGTAGAGTGACCTATTCTTACTCAGACAAATATTTCGTTGAACTGAATGCAGGTTATAATGGTTCTGAACTGTTTGCACCTGGTAACCGTTTTGGTTTCTTCCCTGCAGTAGGTATAGGCTGGATCGCATCCGAAGAGAAATTCTTTGAACCATTGAAAAATGCGATCAACTTCCTGAAATTCCGTTATTCAAATGGTAATACTGGTTTGGGTAGCGCAGGCGACCGATTCCTGTATATCACGAATCTGAATACTTACAACGATGCTTATAAATATGGTCAGGTGCCACAGTTTGTAGGTGGTATCAATATTGACCGTTATGCAACAAATGTAAAATGGTCTGTGTCTAACAAGCAGGACTTGGGCATTGAGTTCCGCACCTTGAATGATCAGTTGTCTGTTATTGTTGATCTGTTCAAGGAACACCGTACCGGTATCTTTTTGCAACGCGCTTCAAGCGTAGACTTTATGGGGCTGCAGAATCAACCATATGCTAACCTGGGTATCGTGGATAACAAAGGTTTTGATGCAACACTCGAATACAGCACACGTTTTGGAGCAGTAGACTTAAAACTGAGAGGTAATATCACCTATACAAAAGATAAGCTGATAGAAGATGATCGTCCGCCGCAGAATTATCCATGGATGGAGCACAGAGGAAACAACGTGCTGGCGCGTTACGGTTATATCGCTGAAGGATTATTTGGAAGCGAAGATGAAGTAAATAAGAGTGCAGTACCTGGAGATAGATCTAAAGTTAAACCAGGTGATATCAAGTATAAAGACCTGAATGGAGATGGTCTCATTAATAATTATGATGTAACGAAGATCGGTCGTGGCGATGTACCAAGCACGGTATATGGTTTCGGTTTCGACCTGGGTTATAAAGGCTTCAGCTTTGGTTTATTGTTCCAGGGTATTTCGGATGCAGATAGAATGCTGAGAGGTTCCGGAATTGTACCATTTAACGGTGGAGGTGGTGTAACCAATGCTTATGCGATCGCTACTGACAGATGGACGGTAGACAATCCGAACCCGAATGCATTTTATCCGAGACTTGCTTATGGAGAATCTGAGAATATCAATAATACGCAAGCAAGCTCCTGGTGGATTAAAGACGTGAGCTTTGTGCGTCTTAAATCGGCACAGCTGGCGTATAACTTCCCGGCAGCGATGATGGGCAGAACAGGTATCCGCGCTGCCTCTGTTTATTTGCAGGGCATTAATCTACTTACTTTCAGCAAATTCAAACTGTGGGACCCTGAATTGAACACAGACAATGGTTCCGCTTATCCGAACATCAGGACTATTTCCCTGGGTATGAATCTGAAATTCTAA
- a CDS encoding FecR family protein, whose translation METEKLKRILRQYLLGQAKEKENNVIENWYQSFDNEPVTSLSSTEEEHIRQEIWGKIQPEIRTRKVHYLKRNLAAAAAVALLLAGGITGYLLTRKSYGSAYITVTTAIGQKKTIQLADGSSLMLNAGSTVRIPENMDRERRLNIVDGEVFFDVKGNPDIPFIVESGPLTTTVLGTSFNVSAYKSLNRMSVAVTDGKVSVARENNKADILVKNEALTYDRQQGTVSVDPLDNSLLGWQQGTLVLNDASFEDMVVLMQKNYGITLTTAVQRIRETRYTTELSTAMEPVKAAEVLAAIHHLKIKVTGHEVTLYE comes from the coding sequence TTGGAAACTGAGAAACTGAAACGCATACTCCGGCAATATCTGTTGGGGCAGGCGAAGGAAAAGGAAAACAACGTTATTGAAAATTGGTATCAATCCTTTGACAATGAGCCTGTAACATCATTAAGTTCCACGGAAGAAGAGCATATCCGGCAGGAGATCTGGGGTAAGATACAGCCAGAGATCCGTACACGTAAGGTACATTATCTGAAAAGAAACCTGGCTGCAGCTGCAGCGGTCGCTTTACTGCTTGCAGGAGGCATTACAGGCTATCTGCTGACCAGGAAGTCGTACGGATCAGCCTATATCACCGTTACCACCGCTATTGGTCAGAAAAAGACCATCCAGCTGGCAGATGGCTCCAGCCTGATGCTGAATGCCGGCTCTACCGTCCGTATACCGGAAAATATGGACCGGGAAAGAAGACTGAACATCGTGGACGGTGAGGTCTTTTTTGATGTAAAAGGGAACCCGGATATACCCTTTATTGTGGAGAGCGGTCCGCTGACCACGACGGTACTCGGTACCTCTTTTAATGTCAGCGCCTATAAATCCCTGAACAGAATGAGCGTAGCCGTAACGGACGGTAAAGTAAGTGTAGCAAGGGAAAATAACAAAGCCGACATATTAGTAAAAAATGAAGCACTGACCTATGACCGACAGCAGGGTACCGTTTCTGTAGATCCGCTGGATAACAGTCTGCTGGGATGGCAGCAGGGCACATTAGTGCTGAATGACGCCTCCTTTGAAGATATGGTTGTCCTGATGCAGAAAAACTACGGTATTACTCTGACAACAGCTGTACAGCGCATACGGGAGACGAGGTATACTACCGAATTGTCGACCGCTATGGAACCTGTGAAAGCCGCGGAAGTACTGGCAGCCATCCACCATCTGAAAATAAAAGTGACCGGCCACGAGGTCACACTCTATGAATAA